The DNA window CCGGGCACGTAATCGCGCAGGGCGTGGAAGGAGACGTCCGCACTGGAGAGATCGGTGGTGGGCATGCCCTCCAGGTCGCGGATGAAGCCGGCGGCGGAACCTGCCAAGGCCACCGTCCGCGGATGGACGTAGAGGTCCTCGGGCTCGGTCCAGAGCACCTGGCGGCGCAGGAGGTGCAGCGGGTCGGCGCGGACGGAACGCACGGGGCCCACCACGATGACGGCCCGGCGTGCCGTGGGGATGGTGAAGAGGTCCTCGTGCACCTGTTGCGGCTTCATGCGGGGCAGGTGGAAGACGGCCGTCGCTCCGCCCACCGGCAGTTCCAGGTCGGCGGGCAGGAGTGGCCGTGCGGACGTGTTGGAGACGGCGATGCTGCCCACGGCGCTGTCCCCCACGGCCACCCTGGTCCGGGCGAGATCCAGCAGGACGCCGTACGAGGACCGCCCCAGGATGAAGCCGACCGCGATGAGGAAGAGCACCAGCGCTGCGACCGCCGCGGCCTTGGCTTCCTGCCAGCCGTAGGCGTGACCGGCAGTCCAGAGGAACGCCGACGCCCCCAGCACGGACCAGCCCAGGACGCTCACCACGGAGAGCACGGGACCGATGTGGCGCTCCCAAAAACCGCGGACGGCGCGCCAGGCAGGGGCCAGCGCCTGTCCGGCGGTGCTGCCGGCCTCGCGCCACACCGCCGGGCGGTGGAGCCGGCTGCCTTTGGCGGAGGGCATGCCGTCCTTGCCGAAGGGCGGCCGCGAGCGGTCAGCAAGCCTGGTGAGCGGGGTGCCGGTGGACATGTTGGAACCTTTGTTAGCGATGCTTCGGTGGGTGGCGGAGCGGTGGCAGCGGGCCGGATACCGCGTATCAGACGGTCGCGCGCTGCTGCGGCGCTGCGACGTCGGCCAGCACCCGGGCGAGCACGGCGTCGGCCGTCG is part of the Arthrobacter sp. KBS0703 genome and encodes:
- a CDS encoding DUF58 domain-containing protein, producing MSTGTPLTRLADRSRPPFGKDGMPSAKGSRLHRPAVWREAGSTAGQALAPAWRAVRGFWERHIGPVLSVVSVLGWSVLGASAFLWTAGHAYGWQEAKAAAVAALVLFLIAVGFILGRSSYGVLLDLARTRVAVGDSAVGSIAVSNTSARPLLPADLELPVGGATAVFHLPRMKPQQVHEDLFTIPTARRAVIVVGPVRSVRADPLHLLRRQVLWTEPEDLYVHPRTVALAGSAAGFIRDLEGMPTTDLSSADVSFHALRDYVPGDDRRHIHWKTTARTNKLMVRQFEETRRAHLAISLSINTDEYASEHEFELAISAAASIGRQAIREQRELDVLTQAGPLRCETGRNMLDDMTRIVGAPQRKTAVDLARTLADTVPNASVVFFVVGSQVKPAQLRSAAASVPPGVRSIAVRLDAGAAPARANIADLTVLTLGDLSDLPAVLRKAAA